One Styela clava chromosome 4, kaStyClav1.hap1.2, whole genome shotgun sequence genomic window, CCAGTGCAGTGTCGAATTTTTACAAGTCTCGTATCATCAGCTATCCACTTACCTCTCTGTCACAAGGACTCGACTAGACAATACCGAAACTCTGGCTAACGTGAATTTTCCTTTAAAATTCGTATAAGTTACTATCACAATTGACCCAAATTCATGcagttttaaacaaatttttgagAAAAGAGTACATAATATAAAGCATACCCCATCAAAGATAAACTCTTGACAATTGCCATCACCTTCGCTGCAAGTCTCACCGAATGAAATCGAAACATCGGTCTCATCTGAATAAGAATGCGTTTATTAGAGATCTTATATCACTTCTGCGATGTTTTGATGCGCTTGGCAAGTAGCACACTGTGGATGGAAAATTGTCAGAAGAATAAATCTTCATTGTACACAGAGGCAAATAAATCCCAAAGTCAATTCTGTAATATGGCAAAATTTCACCTAcctaatatattatatacaatgTTGCAATGTTATAGAATGATACGACTAATATTTCAAAAGCTGTTCAGGAAATTTCTATCATCACTTACCTGTACATTGCTCTGTATTCCCACAAACTACATTGCAATATCCAATGTAAAACATAAAGATAAGTGCAATGGACGCGGCCATATTATATTCACTTTAGGTTTAATTCCGACTTCTATAAACTATCTTAACTGAGAAACACAAGAAAGacttaatttcttttttaactCAATTCTGCTGTCAAAGTAGAGCCTGCTGGGAAATAATATAAGAGCCATTGGAAGTATTTGTGTTTGTATAATATTCGGTAGTAATATATTTGCCTCTAACTAAGACAAGGGCACACCACGGTCCGCGGGTCAAATTTAGTTTGGGCACGAGGCTcattttttccacttttgctcTCCTAatactgtaaataaaattctgttcatAAAGTGTAATTTTTTAAGTCAAAATTTTGGCCCTTTGTCCAAAAACCCATTTATGTTATACCTAACCGATATATAATTGGCAGACAGAATGCCAGGTTGACATATATAACTGACTTCCTACCAAGATAAACGATTTATAGAacgattttatattttagctCTTGTCGTATTGAAGCCTGCGCGATAATAGGAGAGCTTCCGGGTTTCTTTTCATTTGCACAATTAGAAACTCTTCATTCCTTCCTCGCTACGTATAAGACGGTTCATATTCGTAGAGCAATTTTTAATGAATCACTAGCTGGTAATAAACACATTCTGTGATTTGTAGTTTGAATAAGACACAATGTTTCCATAAAGATTATTACAATAAtcttaaatacaaaaaatatcacCAATACTACACGCAAGCACAAAGTGAAATTTCCTCCCCTAGAACAGTAAAGATCCTCCTACTTGTATGAGAAACGGTATAATAGTTTGATACATAAGTAGCGATATTAGTGCAATCTGGCCGAATTATTCTTTGCAGACAGTGCTGACTAAACTACAATATGGATCGTATTCTGTATAGATCATAATATATATCGGGTGCCCATAAACTGCCTTTACAActtcaattttgttgtgaattcagttttcaataaatcttacccaggtttgttgtttttacctaataatattttaagtagtattcttattttatttaatacatctgtgagagcccaaacaatataaggtatcgataaattccctttgcaattttaaatgaTTATAAGACTCTATGGAGGACCTATATATTTGTTAACTGAATACAAAGTCTTGAGAATGTTGGTATTCGAGACGATAAAAGCATTTTGCTATCAAAATCATTATACCTATACTGATCCAAGACTACTAATCCCGTGCTAAAGCTATACACAAATCTTACAGCCCCCTGTGAGTAATTCAACGCATTTGCAACTCCCTTATCCTCAACTACTTTGCTCTGAGCAAACTCTACAGAAACGGCTTATAGGCCTAAAGAATCAGCTTATCTGTGTCTCCTAAATGGTAAGTTACCTAATCACTACCAGCTACGCCATGCAAATCATTTTTTCGAAACAACAATTTTACTTGGCAAATTTGCGTAGCTCAGTaagtttgaaatattgtaaataGCATATTGTGACAAACTGATCTTTATGCGACCGTATCCTCAATTAATTCCGGAAATTATGTACGGTACGGTCACTCCATTGTGTACTGTACGGTATAGCAACATTCGTTTAGTGGATCAGTGTGTCATTATCCCAGAGGTTAATGTGGGTCGTACATACTGAACAAAATTACGCAACAAATACGTCCATAAGTGGGTGGAAAACTGTTTTGTTAAAATGTTGTGATGATAGCCTGGTTATCACGGCATATCACTGTAACATGCTGGAAATAGAGGCCTGTAGCATTCTCCAAATCCTACGCCATAGTTTTAGCAAAATATGATTTAGCTCTACTTCAATTTTACAGTATTTCAATAATGAATGCTACAGTAAATAAGAACACATCAAATAATCGTATAGCGGTAATGTATGTAGAAAACAGTTTTACCATAGTTTTgatttggccctcacagatgtattgagtGAAGTGAAAATatctaaacaattactgatcaCAAAAACACAAACCCTTGACTGCTCACCATGATATCTTGAGAAAtgttttcataacaaaattgaaactgtaaaggGACATTATAAACACCATGTATTACTGTGTTCTGCTGATATCGAGGCATGTAGCCTTTTccaagtgttttttttttagcaaaaattgTTCCAATTCTACATTACTTCACTGATGGTTATTGATACATGattaaataagaaataaattctTGAATGGGCACCTCTTTAGCAATATGCCACTATAGAATAGAGATAAATAGCATATTAACACTTCGATCGGAAATACTCCATGACGGAGAAATAACCGGGTTGTAATACATTGATATAATACTACTTACTGGCATAAAACTTGGGGTTTCGATGTAATGGTAGAAAACTGATAAAATTTATCTTGTTCACGACAACATTCGACCCGGAGTTAACAgataaaataacaaatagtTTCAATGTGCAACACAAAACAGACAAATGACACCACATATAGGCAGAATGGCCTAACAATTGAACAATTTTTCATGATATTTATCCTCTCTCTCTTCCAGTTTGAGacacacaaaacaaattttatgtgAACGTCGCACGCTTAAAATATGCACGTAATCAAACAACAACAGCAAAAACTACAGTTATAATTTACGCCCTCGAGAACAATAAAAGTTTATAGTGACGCGCttacttgaaaaaatattttcattgtttgaagtgatgataatatatttaattaaggCATAAAGCCACATACGACCTAACAGCCATGAACATAACAGGCCCAAATACCAGGATGATATATCAAGTCAGTAATAAATCACCCGGCCATGCAAGGTGaagaatataaataaagttTTGAAAGCTTGAAATATCCACTAATTAACAAATCTTTTTTGAaatctagaccagggctactcattgtactcaactggcggaccgcggtccgaatccggacttttcgagtatttgattcggaccgcacctaattctttattttggatcattagtcCCACTTTACAAGTTTCATTTTGTAAAATGacgtttattgttttgaatatatatgaaaagaactataacaccataataaacaatcttgattagctgataatcattagccggtcgaggaaTGTGTGCGTtcaaggatgccgaaatataaatTCTGGAAAgcccggacccaaataattttgaagttttgtatgcggatctccagtaaaaatagttgagtagccctgatctagaCTATACAAGGTTATTGTTGCGTTGATTTGTTTGCAAAcgctgaaattgaaaaatcaaatgaGTAAGAGGTCCAATTCTAGTATTATTCAAAACTAAGATTTGTCCCAGAATCTTTATTTTAGAAGTGCAATTGAAAAATTGTCCACATCGGGAACAACAACTTAATGGCAAATCGACAAAAAGACATTCTATGACTTGTTTGCTGTATCATTTACATTTACAGCCTTTCGCCTGTATGTTCGACCCGGCGTGATAAGTTATCGATAAGGACACAGACATGAAAAACGTGCTTGAAATTTTGATTGATTTAACGTCTGTTCGTCATATGTCATCGATTACAATTTATGCAAAGTATTTGAATGTTTAGTTGTAAAATGGGAATGTTTTGTGCATTTTATTATCGCAGTAGTGCTATTTCGTCTTCTTAAATAGGCTTTCAGTTTTTATCGAATTtttattcgaatatatatacatatagagATTCTGCGCGACTTTTAACGACacaatttatattcatatagGTAGTTAGGTGCTAAGTTAGGAGGATGCTCAACAAAGTTGTAGTACGCCCTAACACTGTTAGACGCACAGAGAAAGTACTGCTGCGAAGTAATCCTATCTTCGCCCGTTGCtgcatttgaaatacatttgCGAATTTGGCCAAAGTAGCAGACAGGTAATCTAAATTGCTAATAATAACATAGTGGGAGTATTGTGGCAAGTGTCAAGTGATATTATGATGAACAAAAACCTTCGCGACAACAAAAATATGTGCGATTCAATTTTCTTTAGCTGGATGTATATTAGAGTAGCATGTCATATATAAAGTACTATGATAGCTGATGGTAAGAATATGTTGCAATCGTTagtcatttaaaaatgtttgacCGACCAAATTGTTATCTTTTCCACTCCCTAGTCCTGATATATATTTGCTCATTAGCATGTATATGATAatgaaaagttaaatataatgCCCAACAGTATTTGCGTATTACATTCATTCGGATCGACTTGAATACTCTGATATCTCAGTAATATCAATGAGAACAATGGACACAGGCAGTAATACGCCACTCGACGCTATTCAATTTTGTTCTATGTTTATGTAGAGAAAACGAAGTACTCTCAAGGTGACGCTGTACAAACGAGActaagaaatatattttgtcagATATACTCCTTCCATGACAACGCGTATTGTAATAACGAACGCATATAAACCTTAATTTTTGAGCATAATAAATTGATGATAGTTTTAATGAATGATGGTTGAATTAtatatgtctgaagaagtctaaGCTTGGTCatacgaaacgttacagaaatatatttgtgttgttGTGCAACAAGAGTCTTGATTCACTGAGAACAGTTATCGTTAATCTTGTAAAGTATTCCTGTATTGTAGGCATACGGATCGGATCCACCGACACAAAATCATACAAGAAGGATAAGTGGTCCCGTATAAATTAAATCAATATGACAAGTTTTGATGAAACTTCATTTCAATTTCGGCACTGTTACTTTTCTACGtattatttttggaaatttatcCTTTTAATCAagaaagtaaaattttgattgtCGAATACACTTgctaatttcaatgtttttttcaatCTCACATTCAGGAAGGAAAAATAGACTATTTTAGTTTGTGATAGTGTTGTCTACAGTTTGTCTGCACCTCTGGATATAAGGTTTTTCATACGCTGAAAATGGCGGTAGGTATGGGGAAAAAGTACAATGAGATAGATATTGAGAACAATTGGACACACGTAATAGATTTTCGCCTGGCTAGTCGATAcatttcataataataataaaaaggtttaaaTAGAAATACAcgcaattttaatttcaaaagcATTTTAATATCGAGATTAATAATGATTCGAATAAttagtaataaatttgaatttagatgAATTggttttgatgaaaatttcagTCTTGGCTAATTATTTGTCTGTAGATGTTTAGtgaatacatttttttattatgaaaatttaaaaaggcaTTTCAAAATGAGGTTATATCTGTAGAGACTGTAGAGAATTGTTGTTCAATTAATAAAAAAgacataaaaaattatttactcaAAGCTGGCTTATGGACCGCATTTGTCCATATACCTTAAGTGTtttacattgtaaaatatatctcaaaacAAGTTTTGATCTTTTCTTCGTTCAACTATCATTATAGTAGTcccacaaaatttgttttgtatattcCACACGCGATATCACGCACAAGCATTTCTTAAGCATGATGCAAGAATACAATTGCTTGTATGTGATCCCCATTCTTGTATGATACTGTTGGGTTCATATAATTGGCTATTGCGAAATTCCCCGCCTTTGAACAATTTCTGATTTGTTTCAGTCTTCCATTTCGTTTTCAATTTCTATACTATAGCCACGATGCCACTTATTTACTCCTTTGTCCTGCATTTTTAATGAGCCATCATATATCCACAAATATTcgtcaaatatattttctaactCTGTTACCTTTTATTTAGAACCAAGCACCTCCGCCTGAATATACCGAGCAGCCTAAAGTGGCACCAGGTCAAGGCCAACCGATGTACCCACAGCTATCCCAACCTCAACAACAGCAACCTCAAGCTATGGTGGTTACACAAACAGTGCAGAAGGAACCAAGTGCAATGAGAGCAGCCATTCCAGCACTTCCTTTAGCGCTTGGTATCATATATGGAATACTGAATTTTTTAATTCCTGGTCTAGGTAAGTTACCTTATCTATTTATAGTTTACAGATCTGAAGCCAAAGTGAATTCGTAAGGAATTACGATTTATACGCTTCATTTTACAGTCTAGTAGTCTAAGCATGGGGTGTGCaacttgcggcccgcgggctaaATGTGGCCCACAAGTAAAAATTGTGCGGTCCGCGGTGAAGTGCCTATTTTAAATCGTGTGCATcgcgcgaaacgagtttttaaattaattgaatCTTTTAAGTGCAAATAATTCCAATttctttgcgttgcaaagcctatactgGAGTTCAATTATTATCTTTGTATATGACGTTAAAATGCCCTAAATTTTTGTggctgcaactactagaaagcctatatGCAATAAAGCTGCGTCCCGCGGTTTCACCCTGTTATATTTATCTGGCCCTCccgtattaaaggttgcacaaccTGATCTGAGCTATTATCTATATATTTTGGTCACGCTCATTTGTTTTCCTGATAAAGGTTTTTTTCCAAGTTGTTTTGTAGACATGAACTCtaaaattctagaaaaaattTGTACTTTTACGAATCAAGAACGTTGGGTTTAATTCTTTTTACGTTTCTGATATACGTGCGTACGGTCATTAATACAGCTTGATGCTGCATATACTCGAATCAGACCGAGAAAAGCACAATCAATTACTCATACTGCAATATTTACATGTTTGGAACTATTCCAAATTCTAATGTCTCTTGAATGATGGCAAATTACCGAATGGAAATAGCAAACAAAATTTTAGCACGAATAACGTATTGGAATTTTACGTATCGATATATATTATGTGGAGCAATTTTACTAATactaattatattaaaattattcgcGTCCGAGCGACTACACAGgataaaatgtttttcattttgcACGATAATATGTGATATCATTCATTTATTGAGATTAAATCAATTTAGgataaaagtttttttgatACGACCTACAGATCGTTTTGTCGTATCATTTCTTGTTTTCACGACTGTTGTTGTCGCAGAAGAAAAATAGCTTTTTCGTTGAACTGAAAGGCcaatcaatattaaattttgagCACTTGAAAAAAAAGTCGCTAAGAGGCCATGTTTGTTTATATTTGCTCGGAGTTTAATGAAACCCAATAGTTTTCCGTTTATATGAAGTTTGGAACACGCATGGGAACACAGCTCTTTGAGTTACATAAGTGCATCAAGTCGGTAGCATGTCCGTTCTTTAAACTCACAAAATGTATGTGCAAACTAGAAATTATGGTATTAAAAATTatctttataaataaaattagctttAATAAAACTTTATACCACAGGTATTTATACCACATTTGCTAAAGGCAGCCACCCAGCATATAGAAcgtgtaataaatatatttgttactTTTTCACAGAAGTGCTATATCAGtagcaataatatttttgaatataatataaaatgcaCGAATTAGAACTCGGAAAATACGATTATGAACCCAGAAGGTTCTACACCTAACCCTGCTTTCCAAGACATCAGAAGTAGAATCGACTTGAGTGTTTTCAATTGGTGAACAAAACTGTCCGCCGATGCGTGTTTATCTAGCTCTCTTTACGATATTCTCATTTGTCTGTACCAATGCATTCCAATATATTTCAGGAACAATCCTGGCAGGTTTCAGCGTTCTATGCTGTGGCAACGCTGGTCAATCTGGCGGTGGACGAGTCGGAACATTCTGCATCAACTTCTGGGTTGGAATTGTGCAGATAATATTGGTTCCAATTTTCTTGATCGGATGGATATGGAGCATCATTTGGGGGGTAGCACTCATTACTCTAGCAGGTTAGTACTGATGTGaattatattttgctatttaATATACCGTCGCATTAAAGATACTTAACATTTCAGTAGCAGTTAACGAAATATTTTGTCAATGTTAAAGTTCCTCTGAGCCTTAACCATTGCTAAATGAAAACGTATCATATTTCATTCAGA contains:
- the LOC120326372 gene encoding uncharacterized protein LOC120326372 isoform X2, translating into MAASIALIFMFYIGYCNVVCGNTEQCTDETDVSISFGETCSEGDGNCQEFIFDGILSEI
- the LOC120326480 gene encoding protein SPEC3-like, with the protein product MANQAPPPEYTEQPKVAPGQGQPMYPQLSQPQQQQPQAMVVTQTVQKEPSAMRAAIPALPLALGIIYGILNFLIPGLGTILAGFSVLCCGNAGQSGGGRVGTFCINFWVGIVQIILVPIFLIGWIWSIIWGVALITLAASPNKSTTTTTVVAAQGPQTSIVTVST